A genomic region of Catalinimonas niigatensis contains the following coding sequences:
- a CDS encoding glycoside hydrolase family 43 protein: MYRKIFNLAILIAAVSLYITSCTQPAKQAEQTEEVKMSGNPVFEGWYADPEGIIFDDEYWIFPTYSAPYEEQIFMDAFSSPDLVNWTKHERIIDTSRVKWAEKAMWAPAVVENKGKYFLFFGANDIQSNEESGGIGVAVADQPEGPYTDHLGEPLIPAFHNGAQPIDQFVFKDQDGKHYLIYGGWGHCNIAQLNEDYTGFIPFEDGTTFKEITPDNYVEGPFMFIKDGKYYFMWSEGGWTGPDYSVAYAIADSPFGPFERVGKVLQQDAEIATGAGHHSIIHHPDTDEWYIVYHRRPLDRTDANHRITCIDRMYFDEDGMIKPIQITHEGVAQNPL; this comes from the coding sequence ATGTATCGGAAAATTTTTAACCTCGCAATACTCATAGCAGCAGTCTCATTGTACATTACATCCTGTACACAACCTGCCAAGCAAGCAGAACAAACGGAAGAAGTAAAGATGTCGGGCAATCCGGTGTTTGAGGGTTGGTATGCTGATCCCGAAGGAATTATTTTTGATGATGAATACTGGATTTTCCCTACCTACTCTGCCCCCTACGAGGAGCAGATATTTATGGATGCCTTCTCTTCTCCTGATCTGGTCAACTGGACCAAGCATGAGCGTATCATAGATACCAGTAGAGTGAAGTGGGCAGAAAAAGCCATGTGGGCTCCGGCAGTGGTAGAAAATAAGGGTAAATACTTTTTGTTTTTTGGAGCCAACGACATCCAGAGTAACGAAGAAAGCGGAGGCATAGGGGTAGCCGTAGCTGACCAGCCAGAAGGCCCTTATACTGACCATCTTGGTGAGCCGCTGATTCCTGCATTCCACAATGGCGCTCAGCCTATTGATCAGTTTGTGTTCAAAGATCAGGATGGCAAACACTACCTGATCTACGGTGGCTGGGGGCATTGCAATATTGCCCAATTGAATGAAGATTATACCGGTTTTATTCCTTTTGAGGATGGTACAACTTTCAAGGAAATTACCCCTGACAATTATGTGGAAGGACCATTTATGTTTATCAAAGATGGTAAATACTACTTCATGTGGTCAGAAGGAGGATGGACCGGACCCGATTATAGTGTTGCTTATGCTATTGCCGATTCTCCATTCGGACCTTTTGAGAGGGTAGGTAAGGTCTTGCAGCAGGATGCTGAAATTGCCACCGGAGCTGGACATCATTCGATAATACATCATCCTGATACGGATGAGTGGTACATCGTTTACCACCGTCGTCCGCTGGATCGCACAGATGCCAACCATCGGATAACTTGTATAGATCGCATGTATTTTGACGAAGACGGTATGATCAAGCCTATACAAATCACCCACGAAGGCGTAGCACAGAATCCATTATGA
- the tpx gene encoding thiol peroxidase, with protein MANITLKGNPIHTLGELPAVGQKAPDFVLVKTDLSRVSLKDFLGSKLVLNIFPSIDTSVCATSVREFNQRVDALENTKVLCISRDLPFAQARFCGAEGIKNAVTLSDYARGEFGKNYHLEITDGPFAGLHSRVVIVLDEEGRVTYKEQVGEIGDEPDYDAAINALK; from the coding sequence ATGGCCAACATTACGCTGAAAGGCAATCCTATCCATACGCTGGGCGAACTACCGGCAGTAGGACAAAAAGCTCCTGACTTTGTACTTGTCAAAACCGACCTGAGCCGCGTTTCGCTCAAAGACTTTCTGGGCTCCAAACTTGTGCTGAATATCTTTCCCAGCATAGATACCTCGGTCTGTGCTACCTCAGTAAGAGAGTTTAACCAAAGAGTAGATGCTTTAGAAAATACCAAAGTACTCTGTATTTCCCGTGACTTACCTTTTGCCCAGGCCAGGTTTTGCGGAGCAGAAGGTATCAAGAATGCAGTAACACTTTCAGATTATGCCCGGGGTGAATTTGGTAAGAACTATCATCTGGAAATTACCGATGGCCCTTTTGCCGGTCTCCACTCCCGGGTAGTGATTGTGCTGGACGAAGAAGGCAGAGTAACATACAAAGAGCAGGTAGGAGAGATTGGTGATGAACCTGATTATGATGCTGCGATCAACGCTCTGAAATAA
- a CDS encoding RNA polymerase sigma factor, producing MGEDNNPYQSEEELIKGIINKDSKALHYLYAAYGPSLYGMLYSMLRQQQTKAEELLVLTFVKLFEDIHAFDAKKRKLFTHMMHIARNLATAHHHHGESSPTPPHDLNQSDISAVHKNRAHDSFADLLSRLPSEQEEIFRLVFLEGETYAQVASKKSRALEKVKTMMRAAMVKIRELLHTKA from the coding sequence TTGGGAGAAGATAATAACCCATATCAAAGCGAAGAAGAATTAATAAAGGGTATCATAAATAAAGATAGTAAGGCCTTGCATTATCTGTATGCTGCCTATGGTCCATCCCTCTATGGTATGTTATACAGCATGCTGAGACAGCAGCAAACCAAGGCTGAGGAGTTGCTCGTACTTACCTTTGTTAAGTTATTTGAAGATATACATGCTTTTGATGCAAAAAAAAGAAAGCTTTTTACCCATATGATGCATATTGCACGAAATCTGGCAACGGCGCATCACCATCATGGAGAAAGCAGCCCAACGCCTCCCCACGATCTGAATCAAAGTGATATTTCTGCTGTTCATAAAAATAGGGCGCACGATTCTTTTGCTGACTTGTTAAGTAGGTTACCATCCGAGCAGGAGGAGATATTTCGTTTGGTGTTTTTAGAGGGAGAGACATATGCACAAGTAGCCAGCAAAAAAAGCAGAGCATTGGAAAAAGTCAAAACCATGATGCGTGCTGCAATGGTGAAGATTAGAGAATTATTACATACAAAAGCTTGA
- a CDS encoding Ppx/GppA phosphatase family protein → MKLAAIDIGTNSIHMVIAKVTHRNSFQIIDREKEMVKLGEGVFATNNLSERAYREGLETIRRYVQLADQRGADEIITVATSAIREAHNGGDFLNELVRETGISPEVISGSKEARLIFKAVRNEIALQGAHAMVIDIGGGSTEITVGNEQEILMGKSMKLGVLRLLDMFSGEGSVGEEAIGVLEAHIRFVAQNIIQEAKDLGFSRIIGTSGTIRTLGEAAHIAAGGKPMKSVNAEVVKLSDLDNLTKQLLKMKPEKRAGINGIGEKRADAIHLGGALLVQLLQMAGVEEITLCDASLREGLILDYLENHTQSIANFPESKDLRHKSAFQLAYQFNVDWEQKMHVASLALQLFDHSSKLHGLGDFERDIVEYASLLHSVGQYIRFERYHKHSRYIIAHAGLRGFNDEEILLISQVVRYHRKKAPAKKHKKFKKLTKAQKNTVRILSGILRVAVSLDRTKNQLVKEVVCKHSRKKLVLQIAGRPENMKLELWATRRHLAPLAKALGRDITLEPVPADPS, encoded by the coding sequence ATGAAACTAGCCGCAATAGACATTGGAACCAATTCTATTCATATGGTGATCGCAAAGGTGACCCACAGAAATAGTTTCCAGATTATTGACCGTGAAAAAGAGATGGTGAAGCTGGGAGAAGGAGTATTTGCGACAAATAATCTAAGTGAGCGTGCTTATAGGGAAGGATTGGAAACCATCAGGCGTTATGTGCAACTGGCAGATCAGAGAGGTGCTGATGAGATCATTACCGTGGCCACCAGTGCGATCCGCGAAGCCCACAATGGAGGAGATTTCCTGAATGAACTGGTAAGGGAAACGGGTATTTCACCGGAAGTTATCTCAGGTAGTAAAGAAGCGAGGCTGATCTTTAAAGCAGTACGCAACGAGATTGCCTTACAGGGAGCGCATGCGATGGTGATTGATATAGGAGGAGGAAGCACTGAGATTACGGTAGGGAATGAGCAGGAAATCCTGATGGGTAAAAGCATGAAGCTGGGTGTGCTGCGCCTCCTGGATATGTTTAGCGGTGAAGGAAGTGTAGGTGAGGAAGCTATAGGAGTGTTGGAAGCTCACATTCGTTTTGTAGCCCAAAACATCATCCAGGAAGCCAAAGACCTGGGCTTTAGCCGTATCATTGGTACTTCCGGCACCATACGCACCCTGGGAGAAGCTGCCCATATAGCTGCCGGTGGCAAGCCTATGAAGTCGGTCAATGCAGAAGTGGTGAAGCTCAGCGACCTGGACAATCTGACAAAACAATTACTGAAGATGAAGCCTGAAAAGAGGGCAGGCATCAACGGAATAGGAGAGAAAAGGGCAGATGCCATTCATTTGGGAGGCGCTTTGCTGGTGCAATTACTTCAGATGGCTGGCGTAGAGGAGATCACGCTTTGCGATGCCTCACTCAGAGAGGGTTTGATCCTGGACTATCTGGAGAACCATACCCAGAGTATCGCTAACTTCCCTGAATCTAAAGACCTACGACATAAAAGTGCTTTTCAACTGGCGTATCAGTTCAATGTAGACTGGGAGCAAAAAATGCATGTAGCTTCACTTGCTCTCCAGCTATTTGACCACAGCAGTAAGTTGCATGGGTTAGGAGATTTTGAGCGTGATATAGTGGAGTATGCTTCCCTACTGCATAGTGTGGGGCAGTACATTCGCTTTGAACGCTACCACAAGCACTCCCGCTACATCATTGCTCATGCAGGCCTCCGGGGCTTCAACGATGAAGAAATACTGCTGATCAGCCAGGTGGTGCGCTATCATCGTAAAAAAGCGCCTGCCAAGAAGCACAAGAAGTTTAAGAAGTTAACCAAAGCACAAAAGAATACTGTCCGTATACTCTCGGGGATATTGAGAGTAGCAGTAAGCCTGGACCGTACCAAAAACCAACTGGTAAAAGAGGTCGTCTGCAAGCATTCCAGGAAAAAGCTGGTGCTACAGATCGCCGGTCGCCCGGAAAACATGAAGCTGGAACTCTGGGCCACACGTCGTCACCTTGCCCCCCTGGCAAAAGCATTGGGCCGTGATATCACGTTAGAACCTGTTCCTGCTGACCCTTCCTAG
- a CDS encoding ligase-associated DNA damage response DEXH box helicase codes for MSKLHLQSDSLVPALRWFKQQGWKPFDFQQEVWEAYLNGESGLLNAPTGSGKTYALWLACLLDFIRKHPNDYEERKRNGLQLIWITPLKALAKDIQINMERACEGMNVPWQVAVRSGDTSTSDRQKQMRSMPECLITTPESLHLLISQKDHSRLFKNLQCVIVDEWHELLGTKRGVQLELGLSRIKVIHPKLKIWGVSATIGNLEQAKDILLGPDHCLPHRIVKSNIEKQIEIESILPDEIEKFPWAGHLGIRMMHKILPIIERSKTTLLFTNTRAQTEIWYQTLLTKVPDLAGQMAMHHGSLDNSVRTWVEDALHQGMLKLVVCTSSLDLGVDFRPVETVIQVGSPKGIARFIQRAGRSGHQPGAVSRIYFLPTHSLELLEGAAIKEAIKQKVYESRKPLEKSFDVLVQYLVTLAVGEGFRETEVFQQVRQTYAFREITQEEWQWALQFITTGGDSLGQYDEFAKVIVDENSTYKVDNRRTAMRHRMSMGTIVSDPVLKVKFISGGFIGTIEESFISRLKKGDNFWFAGRNLKFERIKEMTVLVRKARGKDGIIPRWSGGRMALSTQLSAMIRYKLDEYLQGDAQDIELKVLQPLLSLQDVWSSLPDRHSFLIEKLTSKEGHHVYMYPFAGRAVHELLSTLIAWRISRIHPITFSIAMNDYGFELLSDTEIPLEEALELDLFTGDHLMEDILESVNSTEMAKRRFREIATISGLVFQGYPGKPIGTRHLQATSQIIYDVFREYDPHNLLITQAMQEALYQQVEHSQLAEIMQNIRQQEIIIEHPPYPTPFAFPIMVDRIREKISSESLEDRIRKMQLELEAYAAFGEQ; via the coding sequence ATGTCCAAGCTCCATCTTCAGTCTGACTCTTTAGTGCCTGCCCTTCGCTGGTTCAAACAACAGGGATGGAAACCTTTTGATTTTCAGCAGGAGGTTTGGGAAGCTTATCTGAACGGAGAGAGTGGGCTTCTGAATGCACCTACTGGCAGTGGAAAAACCTATGCGCTCTGGCTGGCCTGCCTGCTGGATTTTATCCGCAAACATCCGAACGATTATGAAGAGAGAAAGCGCAATGGATTACAGCTTATCTGGATTACTCCACTGAAAGCTCTGGCCAAAGACATACAAATCAATATGGAGCGTGCCTGCGAAGGCATGAACGTTCCTTGGCAAGTAGCTGTGCGCAGCGGAGATACTTCTACCAGCGACCGGCAAAAACAGATGCGCAGCATGCCTGAATGCCTGATTACCACGCCAGAAAGTCTGCACCTGCTGATCAGCCAGAAAGACCACAGTCGCCTCTTCAAAAATTTACAATGTGTCATTGTAGATGAGTGGCACGAACTACTGGGTACCAAACGAGGTGTGCAATTAGAATTAGGATTGAGCCGGATAAAAGTAATACATCCCAAACTGAAAATCTGGGGAGTATCGGCCACTATCGGCAATCTGGAGCAGGCCAAAGATATTTTATTAGGCCCTGATCATTGCCTTCCCCACCGCATCGTAAAATCCAACATTGAAAAGCAGATAGAGATTGAAAGTATCCTTCCTGATGAAATAGAAAAATTCCCCTGGGCCGGGCACCTGGGTATCAGAATGATGCACAAGATTTTGCCTATCATAGAACGGAGCAAAACCACTCTCTTATTTACCAATACCCGTGCCCAGACCGAAATCTGGTACCAGACCTTGCTGACTAAGGTACCAGACCTTGCCGGACAGATGGCCATGCACCACGGCTCGCTAGATAATAGCGTACGCACCTGGGTAGAAGATGCCCTGCATCAGGGTATGCTCAAGCTGGTGGTCTGTACTTCCAGTCTGGATCTGGGCGTAGACTTTCGTCCGGTAGAAACAGTTATTCAGGTGGGGAGCCCCAAAGGAATTGCCCGTTTTATACAAAGGGCAGGACGAAGTGGGCACCAGCCGGGAGCAGTAAGCCGTATCTATTTTTTGCCTACCCACTCCCTGGAACTGCTGGAAGGCGCGGCTATTAAAGAAGCGATCAAGCAGAAAGTTTACGAATCCAGAAAGCCCCTGGAAAAGTCTTTTGATGTGCTGGTACAATACCTGGTCACACTGGCCGTAGGGGAAGGCTTTCGGGAAACCGAAGTTTTTCAGCAGGTCAGGCAGACCTATGCTTTCCGCGAGATTACACAAGAAGAATGGCAATGGGCGCTGCAATTCATCACCACTGGCGGCGACAGCCTGGGCCAATATGATGAATTTGCCAAAGTGATCGTAGATGAAAATAGCACCTACAAAGTAGATAACCGGAGGACAGCCATGCGGCACCGTATGTCTATGGGTACCATTGTCAGCGACCCGGTGCTGAAAGTCAAATTCATCAGCGGAGGCTTTATAGGTACGATAGAAGAAAGCTTTATTTCCAGACTAAAAAAAGGCGACAACTTCTGGTTTGCCGGACGCAACCTCAAGTTTGAGCGTATCAAAGAGATGACCGTACTGGTACGCAAAGCCCGTGGTAAGGATGGGATCATACCCCGTTGGTCGGGAGGACGCATGGCCTTGTCCACTCAACTTTCAGCCATGATCCGCTATAAGCTTGATGAATATTTACAAGGAGACGCTCAGGACATAGAACTGAAAGTCCTTCAACCTCTCCTCTCTTTGCAAGACGTATGGTCTTCCCTACCTGACCGTCATAGCTTCCTGATAGAGAAGCTCACTTCCAAAGAAGGTCATCATGTGTACATGTACCCCTTTGCCGGAAGAGCAGTGCATGAGCTTTTATCTACGCTGATCGCCTGGCGCATCAGCCGGATTCACCCTATTACTTTCTCTATTGCTATGAATGACTATGGCTTTGAGCTACTCTCTGATACGGAAATACCTTTGGAAGAAGCACTGGAACTGGACTTATTTACCGGCGATCATCTGATGGAAGATATCCTGGAAAGCGTCAACAGTACCGAGATGGCCAAGCGACGATTCCGTGAGATTGCTACCATTTCAGGACTGGTATTTCAAGGCTATCCTGGTAAGCCTATCGGAACCAGGCATTTGCAGGCCACTTCTCAAATCATATACGACGTATTCAGAGAATACGACCCGCATAACCTTTTGATTACACAAGCTATGCAGGAGGCACTCTATCAACAGGTGGAGCACTCCCAACTGGCAGAGATTATGCAAAATATACGGCAGCAGGAGATCATCATTGAGCATCCCCCCTATCCTACTCCTTTTGCTTTTCCCATCATGGTAGATCGCATAAGAGAAAAGATCAGCTCAGAATCCCTGGAAGATCGCATCCGCAAGATGCAACTGGAACTGGAAGCTTATGCCGCTTTTGGAGAGCAGTAG
- a CDS encoding anti-sigma factor, producing MKVEEYIASGILEQYVLGELSAAEEEEVLRYAQNHSEVRSEITAIEESFEYMARSFSVKPPAHVLDKIQHKLSEKDEVEEVQTKKNKKINFLRYGVAATFTLKLMFMAVAAHFWVNWQHSESRLEQMQERYDRLEQETRQLSQAFAVVNDPAYQTIALESKQPNAKARPMLYWNNTLGQLYINPNQLPANEEGTQYQLWAMVKDLPVSLGVFDVSSDSFPQMIAMDGVENSTSFIITLEAEGGSEQPDAEDLRYQGDALMR from the coding sequence TTGAAAGTAGAAGAGTACATAGCATCAGGAATACTGGAACAGTATGTATTAGGAGAACTCTCCGCAGCAGAGGAAGAGGAAGTACTTCGTTATGCTCAAAATCATTCTGAAGTACGTAGCGAAATTACGGCGATAGAAGAATCTTTTGAGTACATGGCCAGAAGCTTTTCTGTCAAACCACCTGCGCATGTGCTGGATAAGATTCAACATAAGCTTTCTGAAAAAGACGAAGTAGAAGAAGTCCAGACCAAAAAGAACAAAAAAATCAACTTTCTGCGCTACGGTGTAGCGGCTACTTTTACCCTTAAGCTGATGTTTATGGCTGTGGCGGCTCACTTCTGGGTCAACTGGCAGCATAGTGAAAGCAGGCTGGAGCAGATGCAGGAAAGATATGACCGGCTTGAGCAGGAGACCCGGCAGCTTAGCCAGGCTTTTGCTGTTGTCAATGATCCCGCTTACCAAACCATTGCGCTGGAAAGTAAGCAGCCCAATGCAAAAGCACGTCCGATGCTGTATTGGAACAATACATTAGGTCAACTGTACATCAACCCTAACCAACTCCCTGCAAATGAGGAAGGCACACAGTATCAGCTTTGGGCTATGGTAAAAGATCTTCCGGTAAGCCTGGGCGTATTTGATGTTTCCTCAGATTCTTTTCCACAAATGATTGCGATGGATGGCGTAGAGAACAGTACTTCTTTTATCATTACTCTGGAAGCAGAAGGTGGAAGTGAACAGCCCGATGCGGAAGACTTGCGTTATCAGGGAGATGCTTTGATGCGATAA
- a CDS encoding GNAT family N-acetyltransferase produces MINLRLYTPRLILRKPVWEDTLLIHKLHSLPETDLYNTLGIPQQLDDTQKIVQEWIAAYQESSISHFTFVIESQDTYAFIGLIAIQLGPPKYKIGEVWYKLHPDHWRKGFATEALQTILNFGFRELKLHRIEAGCAVDNLASARVLEKAGMQREGRKRKVLPLKSGWSDNYTYAILEEDVV; encoded by the coding sequence ATGATTAATCTCAGGCTTTATACTCCCCGCTTGATCTTAAGGAAGCCGGTTTGGGAAGACACACTTCTTATTCACAAGCTGCATTCACTGCCCGAAACAGATCTTTACAATACTTTGGGCATTCCTCAGCAACTGGATGATACCCAAAAAATCGTTCAAGAATGGATAGCCGCCTATCAGGAAAGCAGTATCAGCCACTTTACATTTGTGATTGAAAGTCAGGATACCTATGCGTTTATCGGCCTGATCGCCATTCAGTTAGGACCTCCCAAGTACAAGATAGGCGAAGTCTGGTACAAGCTGCATCCTGATCATTGGAGAAAGGGCTTTGCCACTGAAGCATTGCAAACGATCCTCAATTTTGGTTTCCGGGAACTTAAGCTCCACCGGATAGAAGCGGGCTGCGCTGTAGATAATCTTGCTTCGGCAAGGGTGCTGGAAAAAGCAGGCATGCAAAGAGAAGGAAGAAAACGAAAAGTACTACCCCTCAAAAGTGGTTGGTCTGATAATTATACCTACGCTATTCTGGAAGAAGATGTAGTATAA
- a CDS encoding DUF1566 domain-containing protein has protein sequence MINVKTILISAVALMLISSCQEEEEIVKYPVELITPMEGATDQPLDVMLEWQNPNTNYPIVDTYHYDVYLGTSRDDLQLIASDLGSDLVGSTFECSALELNTEYFWKIQIKANGEAKDSPLGKFTTTDRLPTLGYQNSILIVYPADYVYESQDSGTYQVSLQPSGATSWTDGQANTEVLMKDFEKYSSGGLYIVAKFCDSLQAYGYDDWYLPSIVELDSLASNHLLSKKERNMYWSSTEDEQQLFSAYALKVDGNSSSYYSLNKYSESEYNCRCIRKD, from the coding sequence ATGATTAATGTAAAAACAATTTTGATTAGTGCAGTAGCATTAATGCTGATTAGTTCATGTCAGGAGGAAGAAGAAATTGTAAAATATCCTGTAGAACTTATTACTCCGATGGAAGGTGCGACAGATCAACCACTTGACGTGATGTTGGAGTGGCAGAACCCCAACACCAATTATCCTATAGTAGATACTTATCATTATGATGTTTACTTAGGAACATCTCGTGATGATTTGCAATTAATAGCCTCCGATCTTGGTTCAGACCTGGTTGGTTCTACGTTTGAGTGCAGTGCGTTAGAATTGAACACTGAATATTTCTGGAAAATACAGATCAAAGCCAATGGGGAGGCCAAGGATAGTCCCTTAGGAAAATTTACTACCACCGACAGACTGCCTACCCTTGGGTATCAGAATTCCATATTGATAGTGTATCCTGCAGATTATGTGTATGAAAGCCAAGATTCAGGTACTTACCAAGTCAGTCTCCAACCATCTGGTGCTACCAGTTGGACAGATGGTCAAGCTAATACTGAAGTGTTGATGAAAGACTTTGAGAAATATTCTAGTGGAGGATTATACATAGTAGCTAAGTTTTGTGACAGTTTACAGGCATATGGTTATGATGATTGGTACCTTCCCTCCATTGTTGAGCTTGATTCTTTAGCAAGTAATCATCTCTTATCTAAGAAAGAAAGGAATATGTATTGGAGTTCTACTGAGGATGAACAACAGCTATTCTCCGCTTATGCACTCAAGGTTGACGGCAACTCCTCTTCCTACTATAGTTTAAACAAGTATAGTGAATCAGAATATAATTGCCGATGTATAAGAAAAGACTAG